ACGCGCGGTCGAAGAAATGCCTGGCTTCCAGCGTGGCGCCCTGTGTCGTCGCGCGCTCGCCGGCCTTCAGCCAGTAGTTCACGGCCTGCGTGACCAGCCCTGCCTGGAGGTAGTGCTCTGCCATCACCTCCAGTTGCGTCTCGGCGATCTGCGGAAAGCGCGCCGCGTAGGTTTCGGCGATGCGCCGGTGATGGGCCTGCCGGGTCCGCCTCAACAGCGCACCCAGCGCAGCTTCCTGAATCAGGACATGCTTGAACGCATAGTGCGTCGCCGTCGCAGCGCCGGTCGGTTGGATCAAGCCCGCCGCGGTAAGTGTGGCCAGGTCGGCCCGCAGGCGTGGTTCATCGAAGGGCACGACGGCAGCCAGCACGGGGTAGGCGAACTCGCGGCCGAGGGCAGCGGCCCAGCCGGCGGTCACTTTGGCCGCGCCCATCCGATCCAGACGCGCACGCAGTGAGTCGTGCAACGTGGCCGGGATTGCGCTGGCCGCTGCCGGCGCGCCGCTTTCGAGCAGCGCCCGGGCCAGCTCCTGCACGAACAGGGGGACGCCGTCAGCCCGCTCGACCACGCGGCGACGGAGCGCAGCAGGTACGGCCTTATCGCCCACCAGACCGTCCACCAGGCGCTCGGCCTGCCCAGGGTTCAACGGACCGAGAGTCAGTTGGGTCAGGCGGCTGCGCGGCCGCCAGGGCGGGGTGAAGATGGGCCGATAAGTGAGCAGCGTCAGGCAGGGCAGCGCGGTCAGCGCGTCCAGCGACGCATCGAGCCAGGCCACCGTCGAAGGGTCGGCCCAGTGCAGATCTTCGATCACCACGACCAGGGGCCGTTGGGCGGCCAGCCGGCCCAGCAGCGCCACACAGGCCAGGCGCATGCGCTGGCGCTGGTCTTCGGTGATGGTCTGCGGCGCAGGCATCTCTGTGGGCAGGTCGAGCAGCAGCGCCAGCAGCCAGGTCGCGGTCGGCTGCGCCAGCCCCAGGCGCTCGAACAGATCATCGAGTTTGGCCCGCGGCGCCTGGGCATCGTTGCCCGGCTGCAGATCCAGGAACCGTTGGAACATGGCAATGACCGGGTGCAGGCTGGTGTGCTGAAAATGCGGCGTGCAGGCGGTTTCCAGCCAGCGAACGGATGGCGATGCCACGCGTTTCAGTTCCCAGACCAGGCGTGACTTGCCGATGCCCGCTTCGCCGGCCAGCGCAACCACCTGGCCCTGCCCCTGCTGCGCCGCTTGCAGGAGCGCGGTCAACTGCTGCATTTCCGCCTCGCGCCCCACCAGGGGCGGCAGAGACTGGGTTTGCGCCAGCCAGGCCAGCCGGCTGCCCGCTGCGTGTTCGCCGCTGATACGAAAAGCGGCCGGGACCGCGCCCGGCCCCGGCTGGCAGTCGAACCAGCCGCGGATCAGGCGCTCCGTGGCCGCGGTCACCCACACGCTGCCCGCTTCGGCCTGCTGCTGGCAGGCGCGGGCGCGGATGGGCGCCTCTCCCACCATCTCGCGGCCCATCTCCCCTGGCAGAGAAACCATCATGCCGGTGTCAATGCCGATGGCGTGGCTGTACCCGTCGCCCGCCGCGACGGCAATCTCCAGGCCGGCGCGCACGGCCCGCTGCGCCGCATCTTCGTACGCGACCGGGTGGCCGAAGTAGACCAGGCAGGTCAGGCCTTGCCGCGGTTGGCGCTGGCCCCCGCCGCGCGCCAGGGCCCCCGTGCAGTGGGCGCTGCACCGCGCCAGCGCTTCCAAATCATCCTCCGGATCGCCCGCGGCGGCGGCGCGGCGGCGGCCGCACACCATGACCGTGACCTGCCGACGTTCCTCGCCGGGCGCCGCGGCCTGGCCGGCGGCGACGCCTGGATCGCGCAGGGCCGCATGCGCCCGAATCCGATCGTGCAGGCCACGGGCCGAGGGCGAGGGCGTCGCGCCGAACTCCGCCGCCAGCAGGCGGCTGAAGGCGTTGTACTGTTCCAGCGCGACCGCCGTTTGACCCGACGCGGCCAGCGCGGCGATCAGCATGAGCTGCGCCGGCTCGTGCCAGGGCTCCATCGCCGCCAGGCGGCGGGCAAATTCCTGCGTCTGCTGCGGTTCGCCGCGGCGTTCATGGTAAGCTGCCAGGGAGGCGAGCGCTTCGACGGCCTGCATGTGCAGCATTTCCTGCTGCACCACCTGCCATTCCTCGAACGGCACGCTGTCGCGCAGGGAGAAACCGGCCAGCAGTTCGCCGCGATAGAGGTTGGCAGCCTGCTTCAGCCAGCCGAGGCAGAGGGGGCAGAGATCGTCGTTTTGGTGCTGATGTTGGCGCCGGGCGCGGATCAACTCGGCGAACTCGGCTACGTCGAGCCAATGGTCGCCCAGGGGGTTGAACTGAATGTCCCGGTTGGTGATCAGGAGGAGGGGCTGCTGGCGGGGGGGCGTTGGCGCGCCGGCTGCGCCCAGGGCGCGGCGCAGGCGCAGCAGGGTCTGGCTGAGGTTGTGAGCCGCGCGGGTATCCGTGGAGTCGGGCCACAGCAGCGCGGCCAGTTCGTCGCGGCGGTGCGGGCGGTTCGATTCGACGGCCAGGTAGGCCAGCAGGCCGCGCGCCTTGTCCGCGCCAAAGTCAACGAGCGGTTGGGTATCCAGGCTGGCCTCGAAACCGCCGAACAGGGCAATGCGGAGGTGAGACATCGAACGCTCCTGTGGAATGGTTGGCTGGGAGGGTCGTTCACACGATCAGTTCTATTGGGGCGGCTGAAGGGGCGACCGGCAAGCGGCCCCATTATAACCGAAAACAGGTGAAAAGCGCAGCCAGTTTGGGCGGCCTGGTGAGAGTTTGGTGATACCTCCCTGCTACACTGACCCCGGAACAAGGAGTGCAGCGCATGATCTCGCAGCCACAGTATGCCTCATACCTGCTACGTTTCAGGCAGGTTCGCAACGACCAACGAATCGTCTGGGCAGCTTCGGTCCAGTGCATTGCCACGGGCGAACAGCGGCCCTTTGCCGATGTGGAAGACCTCGTGGAGTTCCTGCGCACGGAGTTTGGCGGCCGGGAGGGCGCGGAGGATGCCTTTCAGCCCCCTCAGATCATCCTCGAGCGCAGGTGATAACGCAAAGACGCAGGGACGCCAGGACGCAAAGGCAGGAAAATCCGTGTCCATCCGGGTTGATCGGTGGTCCCGGTTTTCGAGCAACAGTGATAACGCCAGGAGGAACTCAATGAAATCATCCATCAAGAATCTGTCGAAGGCTGCGCTGCTCATCTGTGGCGCGTGGCTGTTCCTGATAACAACCACGAGCGGGGTGCATGCCCAGGGCAGCGGCGTCAAGCCGATTCGGCTGGTCAGTGGCAACATCATTCCAGACATCGTGACGCCCGCTGAAGCCAAAGTCGCGGCCGGCGCCAGCTTCGACGGCAAGACCTTCAAGCTGATCCAGTTCAAGCAAATTCCAGGCGACCGCGAACAGCAGCAGTGGGCGGCCGCCGGCCTGCTCCTGGTAGACTATCTCCCCGATGACACCTACTTCGCCGTCATCGAACAGGGCTTCGACCTCGACCGCCTGACTGACCAGGCCGTCACGATCATCGAGGTCGCGGACATCTTCCGCTTCGAGCCGTCGCTGGCCGGCCTGATCGCCCAGGGCGGCGCTACGGACCGGCTGGTGATCAGCTACTACACCGACCTGGACGCGGCCACGGTGATGGCCGCCCTGCAGGCCAGGGGCGTCGCCATCCAGGCTCATCGTGACTACTCGCGCCAGTTGGACATCACGCTCGATCCGGCGCGGCTGCGCGAGGTTCTGGCGCTGCCGTTCATTCAGTTTGCCGGGCTGCCGCCGGAGGAACCGACGCTGGACGGCTACGATCACCGCAACGCCAGCGGCCGCGCCAACTACCTGAACACCGGCTACAACAGCCTGAACTACAACGGCGCCGGGGTCGTCGTTGGCATTGGCGAGAGCGGCACAGTGGACAGTCTGGTGGATGTCAAAGGCCGGCTGACCGAGATGGAATCAGGGGCTTCGTCCAGTCACAAGATCGGCGTCATGCAGAACGCGGGCGGCGCGGGCAATCTCGACCCGTCCAACCGCAACGACGCCTGGGGCGCGACCTTCCTCAGCGTGGTCGGCTCGCCCGATTACGCGGCCCTCTACGCTTCGCACAGCATGCGCTACACCAACCATTCCTACGGTGTTACGATCAGCGGCGGCTACGATCAATCGGCGCGGGATCATGACCTGCGCATCGTCACCTACCCCAACCACCTCGTCATCTACTCCTCAGGCAATTCGGGCGACTCGGCCGGCTACGCCCTACGATGCCTGCTGCACCGGCTGGGCCAACATCACCGGGCAGATGAAACAGAACAAGAATCAATTTGCCATCGGCGCGCTCGACTCCGTGGATGCCATCACGTATTTCAGCAGCCGCGGCCCGATGTATGATGGCCGGATTATCCCCCAGTTGGTGATCGAAGGCATCGAAGGGACGTCCGACGCGGCGCCCAAAGTTACCGGCGAGGTAGCGATGCTGGCGCAGGTGTACAAGGCCAAGAACAGCGGCAGCGAACCGCCCTCCTCCCTGCTGCGCGCCATCCTGATGAACACAGCCGATGACCTGGGCAACGCCGGGCCTGATTTCAAGCACGGCTATGGTCGGCCCAACCTGCGCCGCGCCTACAACGTCATTGATAATGCCCAATTCCTGACCGGTTCCGTCTCCCATGGCGGCACGAACTCCCACACCATCACCGTGCCCGCCAACACCAAACAGGTGCGCGTGATGATCGTCTGGCCCGATGTGGCCGCCGCCGTGAGCGCCAACCCGGCCATCGTCAACAACCTCGACCTGGTGGCCAAAGACCCGTCCAACGTCAGCTACAACCCCTGGGTCCTCGATCATTCCGCCAGCGTGGCGGCGATTAGCGCCGCGGCGACCCGCAGTGTTGACAGCCGCAATACCATCGAACAGGTGACGCTCGACGACCCCGCCTCGGGCAATTGGACGATGGAGGTGAGTGGAACCAGCGTGCCCACCGGCCCGCAGACCTACTACCTGACCTACGAATTTCTGACTGATGAGCTGACCATGATGTTCCCGCTGAAGGACCATCGCTTCGTCTCCGGCACGGCCTATCATCTGAAGTGGGACAGCTACGGCGCCAGCGGCACGTTCAGCCTCGACTACCGGCTGGATGGCGGCAGTTGGACGAGCATCACCAGCGGCTACAGCGCCACGAGTCGCACTTACCAGTGGACCGCTCCCAGCGTGACCGGCATTCACACCATCGAGTTCCGGGTGCAGCGCAGCGCCTTGACCGCGACCAGCGATGTGAACTACCTCGGCCCGGCGGCTGAGAACTTCAGGATCTTCAGCGTCTGCAGCGATGTGGTCATCCTGAAGTGGGGCGCCGTTTCCGGCGCCACCGCCTACAAGGTGTATCGCCTGGGGGCCATGGTCATGGAGGAGGTCACTTCCAACATCACGTTCGATGGGGCCAGCGCCACCCTGACCGGGCAGAGCACGGTAAATACCGAATACTATGCCGTGAGTGCCGTGACCGGATCTAACGAAGGCCAGCGCACCATGGCCGCCGAAAAGGCGCCCGGCGATTACAGTTGCGGCGGCATCAATTGGACCGGCACGGTTTCAACAGACTGGTTCACGGCTGGCAACTGGTCCTCCAGCAGCGTGCCCACCAGCGCCGACAACGTGACCATCCCCGCAGCGCCGTCCAACCAACCGGCCATCGCTGCCGCGGGAGCGGTCTGCAACCAGATCACCATCGAGTCCGGCGCCTCGCTGACAATGAACGGTTCGACGGCCTATACCTTGTCTGTGGCGGGAGACTGGATCAACAACGGAACTTTCAATCGGGGGATTGGAACGGTTGATTTCAACGGAACCAGTTCCTACCAGGAAATAGCTGGCACATCAACCACGAACTTCAATATCCTTTCGGTGACGAAGGGCGCCAAGGACAGAATCCTGGAGGCCGCATCGCTGATTACCCTGAACGCTGCCGTTAACCCGCTTGTGCTAACATCAGGCACGTTCAAGCTATCGAGCGCGTCAACTCTGTTGCCGTTTACATCCGGACCGTCCATAGGCAGTACTGCGGGCTTCTGGAACAATGGGGGCACGATCAATGCCGGCAGTTATAGCTGGACGCTCAATGCTGGCTTACTGAGGATATCGGCCGGGACTGTCAACGTAGGTGCAAGCTCTGGAAACAGCATAACCTACCTGAATAATGGAACCCTGATCATGGAAGGCGGAGCGCTGAACATTGCCGGCAGGTTTTCGCCCAATAGTGGTACTTCAACCGGAACATTCACCCAGTTGGGTGGTATCATCACGGTGAACACGGTCGGCAGTACGAGCACCTCAAGGGCGCCATTTGAGCTGAATTCAGGCGTTCCCTTCACGATGAATGGCGGAACGATAGTCGTGCGCAGGGCATCTTCGAACGCGGCTGACGTGATTGTCCTTTCCACCACCTACGAAGTCACTGGCGGCGCCCTGCAAATCGGCGACGCTTCCACGCCTGCAGGCCAGACCATCCGCGTCAACAGCATCGCGCCGGTCTACAACCTGATCGTGAACGCCACCAACTCGCCGACGGCTCAGCTCGTCACCAACGGCTTGACGGTCAAGAACGACGTGACCATCTCCGGCGGCACGTTGAACGCTAACGGCCTGAACATGAATGTTGGCGACAACTGGACGAACAGCGGCAGCTACACCCACAACAACGGCGCCGTCACTTTCAATGGCGCCGCTGCGCAGGCCATCGGCGGCAGCGTGGACACGACGTTCGCGTATCTGACGATCAACAACGCGGCCGGTGTGTCCCTCAATCGGCCTGCGGCGGTGAACAACCAACTGACGCTCACTAGCGGCCTGTTGACGCTGGGCAGCTACGACCTGACCCTGGGATCCTCGGCGTCGGCCATCAGCGGCACGTTCGGCGACGCTCGCATGATCGTGGCTGACGGCGCAGGCGCTTTGTGCAAGCAGTTTGCCGCCAACGGTTCGTATGACTATCCCATCGGCGACGCTACCGGCGCATCTGAATACTCCCCGGTTACGTCTTTCAGCGTCAGTGGCGCGAATTTCAGCAGCGCGGCCGTTTGTTTCCGCGTCACGGATACTGTTCACCCTGACAAGCCGGCCGGCGCCACCACCTACATCACCCGCTACTGGACCGGCGCGCAGAACGGGACTATTGATAGCCTCTCCTATGACGCAACGTTCGGCTTCAAGGCAGGTGACGTGGTCGGCGCAGAAGCCATGAATGGCAAGAAGTGGGATGGCGGGCCGGCCTGGATCGAGCTAGGGACTGTCAGCGGTACGAGCTTCCCGGCCAGTGGTCAAACGGGCTTCTCCACCTTCACCGCCTTCAAGAGTGGTGTTCTGTCGGCCGCCCTCGCCGATTTCAGCGCCATCCAGAGCGGCGAGGCCATGCGTGTCAGTTGGGAAACAGTCAGCGAACTGGGCAACGTGGGCTTCAACCTCTGGCGCGGAACTTCGCCCGCTGCGCCGGACGTGCAACTCAACAGCAGCCTGATCCCGTCACAGGCGCCGGGCAGCAGTCAGGGCTTCAGCTATGAATGGCTGGATGCGGCCAACCTGGTCAACAACACGACCTACTACTACTGGCTGGAAGATGTGGACATAACAAACATAATTACGCGGCACGGCCCTGTCAGCGCGGCCTATGCTGCGCCCACGGCTGTGCGCCTGACCGACGCCGGCCGCGCGGGCCGCGGCTTCGACGGCATGACCGTCCTGCTGGCCGGGCTGGCCCTGCTGGCCGCCTCGCTCACCGCCCTGAGGCGGGGCCGCCGCCCCTACTTAGTCACGATAGAGCAAGTTGATTACTTTGAAACTAAGGCGCTCGCCATTGACCCGGGTTTCCTTCATGGGGCGAATGACAACACCTTCTGCGGTGGCGCCGTTGGTATAGGTGCGCTCCGCGTACTGGCGCAACGCTTCGTCGTCTTTCAAGCCGAAAGAATCGCCAATCTCAACGAGTTCTACCATCGGTAAGCCCAGGCTTTGTGCAACGGCAAGCATGTCGTCGAAATCGAGGTAGCGACGTTGATCAATGCGCCAAACGTTGAACAGCCGCAAGTCCACTTCTTTCAAGCCCAATGCGTTCTTTTGGATACCTGGGCCGACGATCTCGAATTGCAATGCGATAGGAAGGCGATGTCGCGCGAGATCGTACTTGCGCACCAGTTGCCACACCGCGGTAGTGGGTCCATCTTTCAGTTCGAAGTTGCGCGAGCAAGCACGAACGACACCGTCGTCGTCCCAGAAAACGGTGCCACTGCTGCCATCGGCCTTGACAGTGGCATAGAACGGCTGGCCAACCAATGCCTCGATCATCGCAGGTACGGATTGAAAATTGGGTTCGTCGGTCTTTGGAATGAATGGCGGGAAATTGCCGCGAATATCGCCGCCGATGTTGGCAGGCAACGGCTTTTCATATTTAGTCACACCCGCCAGTTCCGTGATGTCTGTGCCGGGTTCGAGACCCTGGGTGTCTTCAGTGAGTGGCATGATCAGGCACTCGCTGGGCACCCCCCTGAGACGCATCATGCGCACGCGCCAGCCGCGCTGTTCCAGGAACGCGTAACGCTCGGTTTGTGGCAGCAAAGCGTCCTGCAGGTAGACTTCGCACAGTTCGCCCACCGCGAACTCCGATTTCTTTGCCGTGCCTCGCCAGCGTCCCCCTTTGCCACACACGACTTCAAGGCTTTCGATGCGGTCGGCGCCGTGAATGGGATAGACCGTGATCACTTGTCCAACGTAGGCTAGATTGGGCATTGTTTTCCTCCGATATAACGATCTCTGCGCTTGACTACTCCCTTTGGGACTGTGCGGTGATTGTCACTGCCAAAAAATCAGCGCGGCGCCGGCCAGGGCGATCAGGGTGCCAATGACGGCGCGGCGCGTCACCGGCTCGTGGAAGATCCAGTGCGTCAGGGGGATCAGCAGGATGGGCGGCAGCGCCATCAGGGTGGAGGCGATGCCCAGGGGGGCATTTTGCACGGCGACCATCGAACCCCAGATGCCGAGGAAGGGGCCGGTGAACGCGCCGCCGATGATGAAGAGCGTCGCGCGGCGGTCACGCAGGGCAGTGACGGTGGCGCGCACCTGCCCTTGCAGCAGCGTGATCAGCCAGAGGGTCGCCGTCGCTATCAGGATGCGCACCAGGGTGGCGGAGAGTGGCAGAAAGCCGCCGTCCATGCCCAGTTTGGAAAAGAAAAGGCCGAAGGCCTGACCCAGCGCGGCGCCGATGCCCAGGAGAACGCCGTTGCGGTAGGCGTGGTGATCGTGATCGCCGACAAATGCGGCGGAAGCGCTGGGCTGACCACGCGGCTCCATCGCGACCCAGGCGACGCCGGCCAGGGCCATGAGGATGGCCAGGGTCTGCAGCCAGGTCAGGGTTTCACCATACCACAGCCAGGCCAGCAGGGAAGAGAAGATCGGCGCCAGGGTCATCAGCAGCATGGTGCGGCGGGGGCCAATCAGCACGTAGGCCTGAAAGAGGCAGGCGTCGCCGGCAACCAGGCCGATGACGCCGGAGAGTCCCAGCCACAGCCAGCGCTCCAAATCGGCTCCCTGCGGCCAGAGACTGCCGGTGAGCAGGAGATGCGCCAGCGAAAGATAGACCACCGCCAGAACTAACCGCGTGCGGTTGACCACCACGGAACCGACGCGCTGGCCGGCCAGGGTGAACTGCAGCGAGGTGAACGACCAGGCCAGCGAGGTGAAGAGCGCCGCTAATTCGCCCAGTAGAATCATACGGGTGCGCTTGCCAGGAACGCCTCGACTGCGGCGCGGGTGGGCAGGCCGGGAATAGCGCCGCGCTCCAGCGTGGTGAGCGCGCCGACCGCGTTGCCCAGGCGCAGCGCATGGCGCAGATCATCTTCGCTCCAGTTCAGATCACAGTCGAGCAGCCCGGTCAGCAGGCCGGCGACGAAGCCATCGCCGGCGCCGGTGGTGTCCACCGGCGTTACCGCGAAACCTTGCACATGCCCGGCCGCGTGGGGCGTGAAGTACGTGCTGCCGCCCGATCCCTGCGTTATCACCAGCAGGCGCAGCGCGTCGTGCCACAGACGGCGGGCGCCCGTAGCCAGGTCAGTTGCGCCGCTGAGGAAGGCCAGCTCCTCCTCGCTGACTTTGATGACCTGCGCCAACTGCCAGCCCAGCAACATGCCGGTGCGTGCGGCCCCAGGCGAAGGCCACAGCGGCAGGCGCAGGTTGGGGTCGTAGGAGATGAGCGCGCCGCCCGCCTGCGCCGCGGCCACGGCGGTCAGGGTGGCGCTGCGGCTCGGTTCCCCGATGAGGGTGATGGAGCCAAAGTGGAAGATGCGCGTTTGCGCGGCGTAAGTTGGATCTACATCGGCCGGACGCCAGAGCATGTCCGCGCTGGGATGGCGATAGAACATGAACTCACGCTCGCCATCCGCGCGCAGGGAAACGAAGGCCAGCGCGGTGCGCGCGGCGTCGGAGAAGCGCAGCCCGGCTACATCCACACCATCGGCGGCCAGGGTGTCGGCCAGGAAATGACCGAACTCATCGTCGCCGACCTGCCCCATGAAGCCGGCGCGCCGGCCCAGGCGCGCGGTGCCCACGGCCACATTGGCCGGTGCGCCGCCCGGCGCCTTCTTGAAGGCTGGCGCCTGCGCCAGGCTGAGGCCAGATACCGTCGGTACAAAATCAATCAGGAGTTCACCACAGGCAATGAGATCGAACATTGGCTTTGCCTACCTTATTCTGCCAGCAGCCACACGAAGCGAAACGGCCCCAGGTCCAGGTCACCGCTGAGTGTGACCTGCTCGTCGGCCACCAGATCGTGAAAATGATAAGCCAGGCCCTGGATGCGCACGACACTGTTGGCCACGGTCTGTTTGTTCTCGCGAAGTTCGCGAACAGGAGCAGACGCTGCCCGCCGTTCTGGCGCACGTAGCCGAGCACATGGCCGTTGCCCGTGTCGAAAAGGGTCGTCGCGCCCGCGCCCAGGGCCGGGGAGGCGCGGCGCAGCGCGATCAGGTGCAGCAGGCGGGTGAAGAGACGGCCGGTCAGTGTCGTCGGGTCATGGCGCTCTTCGATCTGCGCCTGGTTGGCGGACGGACGATGCACCCAGCGGCTGTCGCCCGCTTTGGCCGGGTCGCGCCCATAGCCGTAGTCGTTCAACATGCCGATCTCGTCGCCCAGGTAGAGGAGGGGGATGCCGCCCATCGAAAGGATGATGCTGTGCAGGAGCAGAATGCGCCGCAGGGCAAACTCGATCTGGGTGGGATCGTTGTCGAAGAGCGCCTTTTCCAGGCCGGCCAGCGACGCGGCCGTGCCGGAGATACGACAATCGCCGGTCTTGGGGTTTTCCTGGAAGGGCAGGCCGCGGGCAAAACTGCCGATGAAGCGGCCGGTGTAGAAGGCGTTGAGAAATTGGCGGTGATCGAAGCCGCGCATGTTGACGCGGGCCGCGTCGCCGTCGTCGAAGGTCCAGCCGATGTCATCATGACAGCGGATGTAGTTGACCCAGGCGCACGCGGGGTTGATGCGAAAACGGTCGCGCAACGAGCCTTGCAGCAGCTTGACCTCGCGCGTCGCCAGCGCCTCCCACAGCAGCGCCATCAGCAGCGGGTTATACGAAAGTTGACATTCGCCAGGCCCGATGTATTTGACCACCTCATCGGGATGAACGATGGCCTCAGACTTGAAGAGCAGCGAGGGCGCAGCGATGCGCGCCAGGGCGTTGTAGGCTTGAATGAGCCGATGGGCCTGGGGCAGGTTTTCACAGCCGGTGCCCAGTTGTTTCCACACGAACGCGACCGCGTCCAGGCGCAGCACTTCGACGCCGGCATTGGCGAGGAAGAGCATCTCGGCCGCCATGTGCTGGAACACCACGGGATTGCTGTAGTTCAAGTCCCACTGAAAGCTGTTGAAGGTGGTCCAGACCCAGCGGCCGATGTCCGGGCGATAGGTGAAGCTGCCGGGCCGCACATCGGGGAAAATCTCACGCAGATGCTTGTCGTAGGCGTCTGGCATGGTGCGATCGGGAAACAGGTAGTAGAACTCGGTGTAGACTGGATCGCCCGCCTGCGCCCGCCGCGCCCATTCGTGCTCATCCGAGGTGTGATTGAAGACGAAATCGAGCACCAGGCTGATGCCGTTGGCGCGCAGTTCGGCCGCCAGGGCAGACAGCTGCGCCATCGTGCCCAGGCTGGGGTCGACCTCGCGGTAGCTGCTGACCGCGTAACCGCCGTCGTTGTTGCCGGCCGGGCTGCTGAAGAGCGGCATCAGGTGCAGAAAGGTCAGGCCCAGCTCCTTGAAATAGGGAATCTGCGCCCGCACACCGTCCAGGTTGCCGGCAAACAGGTCTACATAACAAACGCCGCCCAACATACGCTCCGCTTGGAACCACTGCGGATCGGCCTCGCGGCTGGCGTCCAGGCCGCGCAGGCTGGACGGGCGGTCGAACCAGCCCAGGGCCGCGGTGACGAGCAGTTCTTCGAGATGGTAGAAGAAATCGTAGCGCGCGGCGTAGAGATCGTAGTAGGTCGCGAACAAGCGGGGAAAATTGGCGTCCAGGCGGCGGCTGAAGTCTTGCCAGCCGTCAGGATCGGCCGCGGCCTGGGCTGACAGGCGCGCTTGCAAGCGCGGGCGCAGTCGCTCCAGGGTCAATTGGGTCTGCTGCTGTAACCAGGGTGTTTCGCTCATGTGTTCAACCTAACCAAAGGTACTCATAAGGGGCTAAGTTCAACGCCAAGCGGCCGTCCTCCTGGACGGCCAGGCGCCTTCCGCTCAGCAGGTCGTGCAGGTCTGCGCCGGCGGGGGGAAAAGCATTCGGCTCCCCCAGGATTGGGGGCAGGGGGGCACTGATGGGCAGTTCGATCGTCGCGGCCTGGGGCTGCGAGGACAGATTTTGCACGATGAACAAGCGCTCAGCGGCGGTCGCACGGCTGTAGGCCGCGACGGCCGGTGTGCTGCACGGCAACCAGGTGAGGTCGCCGCGGCCAAAGGCGGGGTGTTGCTTGCGCACGGCAATCAGCCGCTGCATGGTGTGCAGCAGGGAATCAGGGTCGGCCTCCTGCGCGGCCACATTGACGCGGCGATAGCTGTAGGTCTGATCGCCCATCACATCATCAATCACCGGGTCATGCAGTTGCGCGGGGGCGGC
The DNA window shown above is from Candidatus Amarolinea dominans and carries:
- a CDS encoding fructokinase — encoded protein: MFDLIACGELLIDFVPTVSGLSLAQAPAFKKAPGGAPANVAVGTARLGRRAGFMGQVGDDEFGHFLADTLAADGVDVAGLRFSDAARTALAFVSLRADGEREFMFYRHPSADMLWRPADVDPTYAAQTRIFHFGSITLIGEPSRSATLTAVAAAQAGGALISYDPNLRLPLWPSPGAARTGMLLGWQLAQVIKVSEEELAFLSGATDLATGARRLWHDALRLLVITQGSGGSTYFTPHAAGHVQGFAVTPVDTTGAGDGFVAGLLTGLLDCDLNWSEDDLRHALRLGNAVGALTTLERGAIPGLPTRAAVEAFLASAPV